Proteins encoded together in one Mycolicibacter minnesotensis window:
- a CDS encoding mycofactocin-coupled SDR family oxidoreductase gives MSESQNHNLQGKVAFVTGAARGQGRSHAIRLAAAGADIIATDICGPASEAITYPPATPDDFAEMISAVEAQGRKVLARPVDVRDDEGLRKLVDDGVEQFGRLDVVVANAGVLSWGRLWELTDEQWNTVIDVNLTGTWRTIRAAVPAMIEADNGGSIVIVSSSAGLKATPGNGHYAASKHALVGLTNTLALEVGAYRIRVNSIHPYSVDTPMIEPQVMAKIFTERPDYLHAFPPMPLHPQTFMTSDQVSDVVVWLAGDGSGILTGVQIPVDKGALKY, from the coding sequence GTGAGCGAGAGCCAAAACCACAACTTGCAGGGCAAAGTGGCCTTTGTCACCGGTGCGGCGCGCGGCCAGGGCCGTTCGCATGCGATTCGGTTGGCGGCCGCAGGAGCCGACATCATCGCCACCGACATCTGTGGCCCGGCATCGGAGGCCATCACCTACCCGCCGGCCACACCCGACGATTTCGCCGAGATGATCAGTGCTGTGGAGGCCCAGGGCCGCAAGGTGCTGGCCCGGCCGGTGGACGTGCGTGACGACGAGGGACTGCGCAAGCTGGTCGACGACGGTGTCGAACAGTTCGGTCGGCTCGATGTGGTGGTGGCCAACGCCGGCGTGCTCAGCTGGGGCCGGCTGTGGGAGCTCACCGATGAGCAGTGGAACACCGTCATCGACGTGAACCTGACCGGCACCTGGCGCACCATTCGCGCCGCGGTGCCGGCGATGATCGAGGCCGACAACGGCGGCTCGATCGTGATCGTCAGCTCCTCGGCCGGATTGAAGGCCACCCCCGGCAACGGCCACTACGCGGCAAGCAAGCATGCCCTGGTGGGGCTGACCAACACGCTGGCTCTGGAAGTCGGTGCCTACCGCATCCGGGTCAACTCGATTCACCCCTACTCGGTGGACACCCCGATGATCGAGCCCCAGGTGATGGCCAAGATCTTCACCGAGCGACCCGATTACTTGCACGCGTTCCCCCCGATGCCGCTGCACCCGCAGACCTTCATGACGTCGGATCAGGTCTCCGACGTGGTGGTTTGGTTGGCCGGTGATGGCTCTGGAATCCTGACGGGAGTCCAGATTCCGGTCGACAAGGGTGCGCTGAAGTACTGA
- a CDS encoding SHOCT domain-containing protein, with protein sequence MVWRYLKAQLLVLLFGGLVGPIFLICYLAFGKLAGLEWMLYWGILVTCVDVVAALLWAGYGAKVAGRQQYLELHGVLALAQVSAIHETGTRVNNQPLVKLDLHIEGPGLAPFDAQDRVLATLNRLPLISGRKLAVLVDPATNDHHIDWQRSALLSGAVPARFTLAEDNRTYDLAGQVEPLLEILQILRSHGIAVQGDLDIRSDPAVRQQVAAVVRRAAEQSAGAAGGGVVAPRSAGERLQELEALRTQGAVTDEEYRQKSQQIIADL encoded by the coding sequence ATGGTGTGGCGCTACCTGAAGGCACAGCTGCTGGTCTTGCTGTTCGGCGGGCTGGTGGGGCCCATCTTCTTGATCTGCTACCTGGCCTTCGGCAAGCTGGCAGGACTGGAATGGATGCTCTACTGGGGCATTCTGGTCACCTGTGTGGATGTGGTGGCCGCGTTGCTGTGGGCCGGCTACGGTGCGAAGGTCGCGGGGCGGCAACAATATCTCGAGCTGCACGGCGTGTTGGCCCTGGCGCAGGTGAGCGCCATTCATGAGACCGGAACCCGGGTCAACAACCAGCCGCTGGTCAAACTCGACCTGCACATCGAAGGGCCAGGTCTGGCGCCATTCGACGCCCAAGATCGTGTGCTGGCCACCCTGAACCGGCTGCCGCTGATCTCTGGGCGCAAGCTAGCTGTCCTGGTCGACCCGGCTACCAACGACCACCACATCGACTGGCAGCGCAGCGCCCTGCTGAGCGGCGCGGTGCCCGCGCGGTTCACCCTCGCCGAGGACAACCGGACCTACGATCTGGCCGGCCAGGTCGAACCCCTCCTGGAAATTCTGCAGATTCTGCGATCGCACGGCATTGCGGTGCAGGGTGACCTCGACATTCGCTCGGATCCGGCGGTGCGCCAACAGGTCGCCGCGGTGGTCCGCCGGGCCGCCGAACAGAGTGCCGGCGCCGCGGGGGGAGGCGTCGTAGCGCCGCGATCGGCGGGCGAGCGCCTGCAGGAATTGGAGGCCCTACGCACGCAGGGAGCCGTCACCGATGAGGAATACCGGCAGAAAAGCCAACAGATCATCGCCGATCTGTGA
- the fusA gene encoding elongation factor G, which translates to MAHIDAGKTTTTERILYYTGVNYKIGETHDGASTTDWMEQEQERGITITSAAVTCFWNKNQINIIDTPGHVDFTVEVERSLRVLDGAVAVFDGKEGVEPQSEQVWRQADKYDVPRICFVNKMDKLGADFYFTVRTIEERLGARPLVIQLPIGAENDFEGIVDLVEMNAKVWRGETKLGETYETVEIPADLADKAAEYRTALLEAVAESDEALLEKYFGGEELSIEEIKSGIRKLTVSSELYPVLCGSAFKNKGVQPMLDAVIDYLPSPLDVESVQGHVPGKEDEIVSRKPSIDEPFSALAFKIAVHPFFGKLTYVRVYSGKVESGAQVINSTKGKKERLGKLFQMHSNKENPVESASAGHIYAMIGLKDTTTGDTLCDPANQIVLESMTFPAPVIEVAIEPKTKSDQEKLSLAIQKLAEEDPTFKVHLDQETGQTVIGGMGELHLDILVDRMRREFKVEANVGKPQVAYKETIKRKVDKVEYTHKKQTGGSGQFAKVLISLEPFTGEDGATYEFENKVTGGRVPREYIPAVDAGAQDAMQYGVLAGYPLVNLKVCLLDGQYHDVDSSEMAFKVAGSQALKKAAAAAQPVILEPIMAVEVTTPEDYMGDVIGDLNSRRGQIQAMEERSGARVVKAQVPLSEMFGYVGDLRSKTQGRANYSMVFDSYAEVPAQVAKEIIAKATGE; encoded by the coding sequence ATGGCGCACATCGATGCCGGTAAGACCACGACGACCGAGCGGATCCTGTACTACACCGGCGTCAACTACAAGATCGGTGAGACGCACGACGGTGCCTCCACGACCGACTGGATGGAGCAGGAGCAGGAGCGCGGCATCACCATCACCTCCGCCGCGGTGACCTGCTTCTGGAACAAGAACCAGATCAACATCATCGACACCCCGGGCCACGTCGACTTCACCGTCGAGGTGGAGCGCTCCCTGCGTGTTCTTGATGGCGCCGTTGCCGTGTTCGACGGCAAGGAGGGCGTGGAGCCGCAGTCCGAGCAGGTGTGGCGGCAGGCCGACAAGTACGACGTGCCCCGGATCTGCTTCGTCAACAAGATGGACAAGCTGGGCGCCGACTTCTACTTCACGGTGCGCACCATCGAAGAGCGCCTCGGTGCTCGTCCCCTGGTGATCCAGCTGCCGATCGGTGCGGAGAATGACTTCGAGGGCATCGTCGACCTGGTCGAGATGAACGCCAAGGTGTGGCGTGGCGAGACCAAGCTCGGTGAGACCTACGAGACCGTCGAGATCCCCGCCGACCTGGCCGACAAGGCAGCCGAGTATCGGACCGCCCTGCTCGAAGCCGTCGCCGAGAGTGACGAGGCTCTGCTGGAGAAGTACTTCGGCGGCGAGGAGCTCTCGATCGAGGAGATCAAGAGCGGTATCCGCAAGCTGACGGTCTCTTCTGAGCTCTACCCGGTGCTGTGCGGCAGCGCGTTCAAGAACAAGGGTGTCCAGCCGATGCTGGACGCGGTGATCGACTACCTGCCGTCGCCGCTGGACGTCGAGTCGGTGCAGGGCCACGTGCCCGGCAAGGAAGACGAGATCGTCAGCCGCAAGCCCAGCATCGACGAGCCGTTCTCGGCGCTGGCGTTCAAGATCGCGGTGCACCCCTTCTTCGGCAAGCTCACCTACGTTCGGGTGTACTCCGGCAAGGTGGAGTCCGGCGCCCAGGTGATCAACTCGACCAAGGGCAAGAAGGAACGGCTGGGCAAGCTGTTCCAGATGCACTCCAACAAGGAGAACCCGGTCGAGTCGGCGTCCGCGGGCCACATCTACGCGATGATCGGCCTCAAGGACACCACCACCGGCGACACCCTGTGCGACCCGGCCAACCAGATCGTGCTGGAGTCCATGACGTTCCCGGCTCCGGTCATCGAGGTGGCCATCGAGCCCAAGACCAAGAGCGACCAGGAGAAGCTGAGCCTGGCGATCCAGAAGCTGGCCGAAGAGGACCCGACCTTCAAGGTCCACCTCGACCAGGAGACCGGCCAGACCGTGATCGGCGGCATGGGCGAGCTGCACCTGGACATCCTGGTGGACCGGATGCGCCGCGAATTCAAGGTCGAGGCCAACGTCGGCAAGCCGCAGGTGGCCTACAAGGAGACCATCAAGCGCAAGGTCGACAAGGTCGAATACACCCACAAGAAGCAGACGGGTGGCTCCGGCCAGTTCGCCAAGGTCCTCATCTCCCTGGAGCCGTTCACCGGCGAAGACGGTGCGACCTACGAGTTCGAGAACAAGGTCACCGGTGGCCGCGTGCCCCGCGAGTACATCCCCGCGGTGGACGCAGGAGCGCAGGACGCCATGCAGTACGGCGTGCTGGCCGGCTACCCGCTGGTCAACCTGAAGGTCTGCCTCCTCGACGGTCAGTACCATGACGTCGACTCCTCCGAAATGGCATTCAAGGTTGCCGGCTCGCAGGCGCTGAAGAAGGCTGCCGCTGCCGCGCAGCCGGTGATCCTGGAACCGATCATGGCCGTTGAGGTCACCACGCCCGAGGACTACATGGGTGATGTGATCGGCGACCTGAACTCCCGCCGTGGTCAGATCCAGGCCATGGAGGAGCGCAGCGGTGCGCGCGTCGTCAAGGCGCAGGTGCCGCTGTCCGAGATGTTCGGCTATGTCGGCGACCTGCGGTCGAAGACCCAGGGCCGGGCGAACTACTCCATGGTTTTCGACTCCTACGCAGAAGTGCCGGCGCAGGTGGCGAAGGAGATCATCGCGAAGGCAACGGGCGAGTAA
- the rpsG gene encoding 30S ribosomal protein S7, with translation MPRKGPAPKRPLVNDPVYGSQLVTQLVNKILLDGKKSLAERIVYGALEQARDKTGTDPVVTLKRALDNVKPALEVRSRRVGGATYQVPVEVRAERSTTLALRWLVSFSRARREKTMVERLANEILDASNGLGAAVKRREDTHKMAEANRAFAHYRW, from the coding sequence ATGCCGCGCAAGGGCCCCGCACCCAAGCGTCCGCTGGTCAACGACCCCGTCTACGGGTCCCAGCTGGTCACGCAGTTGGTCAACAAGATCCTGCTGGACGGCAAGAAGTCGCTGGCTGAGCGCATCGTCTACGGCGCGCTCGAGCAGGCTCGGGACAAGACCGGTACCGACCCGGTTGTCACGCTCAAGCGTGCGCTGGACAACGTCAAGCCGGCCCTTGAGGTCCGCAGCCGCCGCGTCGGTGGCGCCACCTACCAGGTGCCGGTCGAGGTGCGGGCCGAGCGCTCCACCACGCTGGCGCTGCGCTGGCTGGTGAGCTTCTCTCGGGCACGCCGGGAGAAGACCATGGTCGAGCGCTTGGCCAACGAGATCCTCGACGCCAGCAATGGCCTCGGTGCAGCCGTGAAGCGGCGCGAAGACACCCACAAGATGGCCGAGGCCAACCGGGCCTTCGCGCACTACCGCTGGTGA
- a CDS encoding NAD(P)/FAD-dependent oxidoreductase, translated as MVSDNGIVIVGGGLAAVRTAEELRREEYAGPVTIVSDETRLPYDRPPLTKEVLRGDRDDTTLEPPEFYATHDISLRLGCGARSVDTTAQTVTLADGSVLGYAQLVIATGLVPRRIPSFGDLGGVRVVRSFDDSLALRSDAAAASRAVVVGAGFIGCEAAASLRKLGVDVVLVEPQPTPLASVLGEQIGELVTRLHRANGVDVRTGVGVAEVRGTGRVETVVLSDGTELAADVVVLGVGSRPATEWLEDTGVELDGVDRGVLCDATGRTSAPNVWAVGDVAFWRGRDGHQVRVEHWSNVVTQVRVMVPTMLGKESLHDVAVPSYFWSDQYDVKIQCLGEPEATDTVHLVEDDGHKFLAYYERNGVLAGVVGAGRPGKVMGVRAKIAAGAPISELLAP; from the coding sequence GTGGTGTCCGACAACGGGATCGTCATCGTCGGTGGAGGCCTCGCGGCTGTCCGCACGGCGGAGGAATTGCGGCGTGAGGAATACGCGGGACCGGTGACCATCGTCTCCGACGAGACCCGCCTGCCGTATGACCGGCCACCGCTGACCAAAGAAGTGCTGCGCGGTGACCGTGATGACACCACCTTGGAGCCCCCGGAGTTCTACGCCACCCACGACATCAGCCTGCGGCTGGGTTGCGGGGCGCGCAGCGTCGACACCACGGCCCAGACGGTCACCCTGGCCGACGGCAGCGTGCTCGGCTATGCGCAGCTGGTGATTGCCACCGGGCTGGTGCCGCGGCGTATTCCGAGCTTCGGTGATCTGGGGGGCGTCCGGGTGGTCCGGTCGTTCGACGACAGCCTGGCGCTGCGGAGCGACGCTGCCGCAGCCTCAAGGGCGGTGGTGGTCGGTGCCGGATTCATCGGATGCGAGGCGGCGGCCAGCCTGCGCAAACTCGGCGTGGACGTGGTGCTGGTCGAACCGCAACCCACCCCGTTGGCATCGGTGCTCGGCGAGCAGATCGGCGAGCTGGTGACGAGGCTGCATCGGGCCAACGGTGTCGACGTGCGCACCGGCGTCGGAGTGGCCGAGGTCCGCGGTACGGGACGTGTCGAGACCGTCGTCCTGAGCGACGGCACTGAGCTGGCTGCCGACGTGGTGGTGCTGGGTGTGGGCTCAAGGCCGGCGACCGAGTGGCTGGAAGACACCGGTGTCGAGCTCGACGGAGTTGATCGGGGGGTGCTCTGCGATGCCACCGGGCGCACCAGTGCACCGAACGTGTGGGCCGTGGGTGATGTGGCCTTCTGGCGGGGCCGCGACGGCCATCAGGTACGTGTCGAGCACTGGAGCAATGTGGTCACCCAGGTCCGGGTGATGGTGCCCACCATGCTGGGCAAGGAGTCCCTGCATGATGTGGCGGTGCCCAGCTACTTCTGGAGCGACCAGTACGACGTGAAGATCCAGTGCCTGGGCGAGCCGGAAGCCACCGACACCGTGCACCTGGTCGAGGACGACGGCCACAAGTTCCTGGCCTATTACGAGCGCAACGGTGT
- the tuf gene encoding elongation factor Tu produces MAKAKFERTKPHVNIGTIGHVDHGKTTLTAAITKVLHDKYPNLNESRAFDQIDNAPEERQRGITINISHVEYQTEKRHYAHVDAPGHADYIKNMITGAAQMDGAILVVAATDGPMPQTREHVLLARQVGVPYILVALNKSDMVDDEELLELVELEVRELLGAQEFDEEAPVVRVSALKALEGDEKWVKSVEDLMDAVDESIPDPVRETDKPFLMPVEDVFTITGRGTVVTGRVERGVINVNEEVEIVGIRTDVTKTTVTGVEMFRKLLDQGQAGDNVGLLIRGIKREDVERGQVVVKPGTTTPHTEFEGQAYILSKDEGGRHTPFFNNYRPQFYFRTTDVTGVVTLPEGTEMVMPGDNTEMLVKLIQPVAMDEGLRFAIREGGRTVGAGRVVKIIK; encoded by the coding sequence GTGGCGAAGGCGAAGTTCGAGCGGACGAAGCCGCACGTCAACATCGGGACCATCGGTCACGTTGACCACGGCAAGACCACGCTGACCGCGGCTATCACCAAGGTTCTGCACGACAAGTACCCGAACCTGAACGAGTCGCGTGCGTTTGACCAGATCGACAACGCTCCCGAAGAGCGTCAGCGCGGTATCACCATCAACATCTCCCACGTGGAGTACCAGACCGAGAAGCGGCACTACGCCCACGTCGACGCGCCTGGCCACGCCGACTACATCAAGAACATGATCACCGGTGCCGCCCAGATGGACGGCGCGATCCTGGTGGTGGCGGCCACTGACGGCCCGATGCCGCAGACGCGTGAGCACGTGCTGCTGGCCCGTCAGGTCGGTGTGCCCTACATCCTGGTGGCGCTGAACAAGTCGGACATGGTCGACGACGAGGAACTCCTCGAGCTCGTCGAGCTGGAGGTCCGTGAGCTGCTGGGTGCCCAGGAGTTCGACGAGGAGGCCCCCGTGGTTCGGGTGTCGGCCCTCAAGGCGCTCGAGGGTGACGAGAAGTGGGTCAAGTCCGTCGAGGACCTGATGGACGCCGTCGACGAGTCCATCCCGGACCCGGTCCGCGAGACCGACAAGCCGTTCCTGATGCCGGTTGAGGACGTGTTCACGATCACCGGTCGTGGCACCGTGGTCACCGGTCGTGTCGAGCGTGGCGTGATCAACGTCAACGAGGAGGTCGAGATCGTCGGCATCCGCACCGACGTCACCAAGACCACCGTCACCGGTGTTGAGATGTTCCGCAAGCTGCTGGACCAGGGTCAGGCCGGCGACAACGTCGGTCTGCTGATCCGCGGTATCAAGCGTGAGGACGTCGAGCGTGGCCAGGTTGTGGTCAAGCCCGGCACCACCACCCCGCACACCGAGTTCGAGGGCCAGGCCTACATCCTGTCCAAGGACGAGGGTGGTCGCCACACGCCGTTCTTCAACAACTACCGGCCGCAGTTCTACTTCCGCACCACCGACGTGACCGGTGTGGTGACGCTGCCGGAGGGCACCGAGATGGTGATGCCCGGTGACAACACCGAGATGCTGGTCAAGCTGATCCAGCCGGTCGCCATGGACGAGGGTCTGCGGTTCGCCATCCGTGAGGGTGGTCGTACCGTCGGCGCCGGCCGGGTCGTCAAGATCATCAAGTAG
- the rpsL gene encoding 30S ribosomal protein S12 — protein sequence MPTIQQLVRKGRRDKVAKVKTAALKGSPQRRGVCTRVYTTTPKKPNSALRKVARVKLTSQVEVTAYIPGEGHNLQEHSMVLVRGGRVKDLPGVRYKIIRGSLDTQGVKNRKQARSRYGAKKEKS from the coding sequence ATGCCAACCATTCAGCAGCTGGTCCGCAAGGGCCGCCGCGACAAGGTCGCCAAGGTCAAGACCGCGGCCCTCAAGGGCAGCCCGCAGCGTCGAGGTGTGTGCACCCGCGTGTACACCACGACCCCGAAGAAGCCGAACTCGGCGCTTCGGAAGGTGGCGCGTGTGAAGCTGACCAGCCAGGTGGAGGTGACGGCCTACATCCCGGGTGAGGGTCACAACCTGCAGGAGCACTCGATGGTGCTGGTGCGTGGTGGTCGTGTGAAGGACTTGCCGGGTGTTCGCTACAAGATCATCCGCGGCTCGCTGGACACCCAGGGAGTCAAGAACCGCAAGCAGGCCCGCAGCCGCTACGGCGCCAAGAAGGAGAAGAGCTGA